The following coding sequences lie in one Aspergillus luchuensis IFO 4308 DNA, chromosome 8, nearly complete sequence genomic window:
- a CDS encoding uncharacterized protein (SECRETED:SignalP(1-17);~antiSMASH:Cluster_8.1) produces MQAKIITGVMMWTVCWTLTMPDKITPSSRQCNLNNMILNLSHHITSQIFGRRWGWTRSKPRHTDNAKAVAGSQSPHCARTTMSPRNDLDENPSQPALFI; encoded by the coding sequence ATGCAGGCGAAGATTATCACTggggtgatgatgtggaCAGTATGTTGGACCCTCACAATGCCAGATAAAATCACACCAAGCAGTCGGCAGTGCAACCTCAACAACATGATTCTCAATCTATCCCACCACATCACGTCGCAGATATTCGGTagaagatggggatggacACGGAGCAAACCGCGTCACACCGACAACGCCAAGGCAGTGGCCGGTTCACAATCGCCACACTGTGCCAGGACAACCATGTCGCCTCGGAATGACCTGGATGAAAATCCCTCCCAGCCAGctttatttatctaa
- a CDS encoding uncharacterized protein (COG:S;~EggNog:ENOG410Q02D;~SECRETED:SignalP(1-19);~antiSMASH:Cluster_8.1), whose product MQFTLLLSALMAMVISTLALPTGDTRLAQLRLFGEPGCYDENMGELGIYRSALNQCKTFPGNQTIESVSFEYNVAGCGVQIFTEDNCSAGQHNVTLGQCLQGDAEYVSYKLVCN is encoded by the exons ATGCAATtcactcttctcctctccgctcTGATGGCAATGGTCATCTCAACCCTGGCCCTCCCCACTGGCGACACTCGTCTCGCTCAACTTCGCCTATTCGGCGAACCCGGCTGCTACGATGAAAACATGGGCGAACTGGGCATTTACCGATCTGCTCTCAACCAATGCAAAACCTTCCCCGGTAACCAAACGATCGAGTCCGTCAGCTTTGAATACAATGTCGCCGGCTGTGGTG TGCAAATCTTCACCGAAGACAACTGCTCCGCCGGTCAGCACAACGTCACCCTGGGACAATGCCTCCAAGGCGACGCCGAATATGTCAGCTACAAGTTGGTGTGCAACTAG
- a CDS encoding non-ribosomal peptide synthetase (COG:I;~EggNog:ENOG410PJB7;~InterPro:IPR000873,IPR020845,IPR009081,IPR029063, IPR036736,IPR029058,IPR020806,IPR010071,IPR042099, IPR023213,IPR001242;~PFAM:PF00501,PF00668,PF00550;~SMCOG1002:AMP-dependent synthetase and ligase;~antiSMASH:Cluster_8.1;~go_function: GO:0003824 - catalytic activity [Evidence IEA];~go_function: GO:0031177 - phosphopantetheine binding [Evidence IEA]), translating to MASGTYTGARLYKTGDLAQYYADGKLRYMGRKSTLVKIRGKRLELGEIEYQIRQTIPSVEKVIAEAAAPKGSETPIVVAFLYSEDQQALLLHFQAYVATIKETMEKTLPDHMWPSIYLSVESVPLTRTGKTDRKALRQIISTSTRQELQEDETPTTPAVAPVTELEIELHRLFAEILNIESSSFGINHSFIRLGGDSISAMRLANRCSQMKYSLTMKDIVQHQTVANLALQLNRYNKNNASASTPVSKQCATERPVQRVSESVLLEEFIVAVGVSISATDRLTDYGVDSTMATKFVDRINRRLGINVTVEETPYTGPVVQSFAQGRLWFLDQLHPGSTWYALPFATRLRGQLDLAALEVALNAVVERHETLRTTFEYQNGLGVQVVHSFEPKQLKIVDMTISNNQDICEALQREQRTAFNLKAEPGWRPLIYRLGTDDHALSIVMHHIISDGWSLDILQKELNVFYSAAIRGLSPLSQIDPLSTNYRDFSVWQRQQEDENQSQVNYWIREIEGSKPAELFCDKPRPSILSGDAGLQAVDICGALYRKLKLFCKAHQVTAYTVLLAAFRAAQYRLTGAEDVIIGAPFASRHHQELEPLIGFFVNLQCIRTKVEHACTTFYQLVRQIQGKLSMAFDNQDLPFEKLVSKLTEERDLSRNPLVQIIFAVHSQSDLGKLAFEGVEAQRVTLSSASRFDMEFHFYQAEDSFRGEILFSLDLFHPETINMLHLVFIDILEHGLAQPTTPIDLMPFTNANSSLEKYGLLKMQKTDYPRESSIVDVFQRQVRYCPDKVAVKDSSTQLTYHELDLESDRVALFLTNQSLAPETVIGVYADRGCETITAFLGILKANLAYLPLDVKSPVSRLETILSSTQGCELVLRGSHIEPPSMSLSNLHFISISDIFATMTQPEKPSPHAARTSMPRADSVAYVVYTSGSTGKPKGVIMQHKAILRLTQCTSIISPDSAAGNIAHMSNLAFDMSVWEIYTALLNGGTLVCIDHITVLDYRSLAQTFVRESIQVATLTPAMLKQCLIESPSVISHLDILFAAGDRLDPLDATKARALVRRELINAYGPTENGVLSTIYSVTEKEVYHHRVPIGTPVSNSGAYVMDPRNKLVPVGIMGELVVTGDGLARGYIDSRLDADCFVMLDLPGQPSMRAYRTGDLARYRPTDGQLEYLGRRDHQVKIRGHRVELDEIDQSMLAYGFIKHAVTIIRQEKAGDAELVSFITLREGEGLPLGGEVETDDGAQQIEAWKSLFDTNIYDISRLRSSKLGRDFVGWKSMYTGDLIDNAEMNEWLDDTIGALLDGGSAGHVFEVGTGTGMILFNIIAGLESYTALEPSGRAVDFVRAAVTDVPGLQAKVRLQKGTADNISQLERSDSVDVAVINSVAQYFPSTDYLLKVVEDLVCLQGAKRIFLGDIRSYALYEEFQVSKALASSTQKLPTMDYVRAQMAETVHMEEELLIDPAFFTSLPSRFPQHIEHVEILPKRMVATNELSCYRYAAVLHTKHRQGQPRHIHDVEESQWVDFSATKLNHESLLAYLRQQPIDTSVVAISNIPYRKTILERLIVDLLKGRLVESVGGPGWVESLDETARQIPSLAPVDLTKVAEQSGFQVEISWARQYTQRGGLDAIFHRIQPDHKGARVLFQFPTDHDNRPLRRLSTNPLLLASNREIEKWMWKSLQKTLPAYMVPRMVRILEQMPVNGNGKVDRRALASMVAAAAYKATVTTRVDPHDDMERVLLAAFTKVLGRDIGISESFFDHGGHSLIAIKLVVEISESLHTDLRVSDIIECPTVAGLAARIRSRADSTYESITSRGRSLNSSSFSLAGGSLSSIALSAISQLKLSPTEVADVLPVTYTQACFLTQLTQVSIRFDIEGSIDVNQLRAACVAVTQKHSILRTTFTKVEGKSIQVVLRDANVAFTHKSISDRLADKADSGTTPSSTKLPVEFELVSRSPRNHSFIIRLSHAQYDGFSLPLLFADLQQAYNDRQLSQSIAVPFADYVYGCAQLPSDSSINFWSNYLQGARLTAFGDPTFPEDEKATRVKASVAGELPAQLPGITLASLANAAFSFMLAETVNSPDITYGLVLNTRDLPIKGVEAILGPCISPSPMRVQLEHDWTVSDFCRRVHDNYTAASRHGFLELPDIIANCTDWPAASDLGCLFNHYPRSHGPLLSLKNTEVVDHSIDTESRRTGRLLVLSIVGEQSWEIQVLTSSIAMSNEEASLLASGILKTGQRFAQHPEMSLSDFRLL from the exons ATGGCATCGGGAACCTATACTGGAGCTAGATTATACAAAACGGGCGACTTGGCGCAGTACTATGCCGACGGCAAACTCCGGTACATGGGCCGCAAAAGTACGCTGGTCAAGATCCGCGGAAAACGACTCGAATTGGGCGAGATAGAATACCAGATTCGTCAGACTATCCCATCGGTGGAAAAGGTCATAGCGGAAGCTGCTGCCCCGAAGGGCAGCGAAACACCGATCGTTGTTGCCTTCTTGTACTCTGAAGACCAGCAGGCTTTGTTGCTACATTTCCAAGCATATGTGGCTACCATCAAGGAGACGATGGAGAAGACTCTGCCTGACCACATGTGGCCAAGTATATATCTCTCAGTCGAATCTGTACCATTGACCAGAACGGGGAAAACCGACCGAAAGGCACTGCGTCAGATTATTTCCACCTCTACTCGCCAGGAATtgcaggaggatgagacaCCGACAACTCCTGCCGTGGCACCAGTGACTGAGCTGGAGATCGAGCTGCATCGGCTTTTTGCGGAAATCTTGAATATCGAGTCATCTTCCTTTGGCATTAATCATAGCTTTATACGACTTGGCGGGGACTCTATCAGCGCCATGCGTCTGGCTAATCGTTGTAGTCAGATGAAATACAGCTTGACAATGAAAGATATTGTTCAACACCAGACGGTGGCCAACCTCGCCTTGCAGCTCAATCGGTACAATAAGAATAACGCTTCAGCGAGCACTCCAGTCAGTAAGCAGTGCGCCACTGAACGGCCTGTCCAGCGAGTGAGCGAATCTGTCCTGCTTGAGGAATTCATCGTTGCAGTCGGAGTCAGCATCAGTGCCACAGATCGTCTAACTGATTATGGCGTTGATTCTACAATGGCTACCAAGTTTGTTGACCGAATCAATCGACGTCTCGGCATTAATGTCACAGTCGAAGAG ACTCCATATACTGGCCCGGTGGTACAGTCATTTGCACAGGGCCGCCTATGGTTTCTGGACCAATTGCATCCCGGCTCAACATGGTATGCCCTGCCTTTCGCTACACGACTTCGCGGCCAGCTCGACCTTGCCGCGCTGGAGGTAGCCTTGAATGCAGTAGTAGAGCGCCATGAGACTTTGCGCACCACGTTCGAATACCAGAATGGGCTTGGGGTGCAAGTGGTTCATTCCTTTGAGCCAAAACAGCTTAAGATTGTCGACATGACTATCAGCAACAACCAGGACATCTGCGAGGCTCTGCAGAGGGAACAACGAACTGCCTTCAACTTGAAGGCTGAGCCGGGATGGAGACCTTTAATCTATCGTCTGGGAACTGATGATCACGCGCTGTCAATCGTCATGcatcacatcatctccgACGGGTGGTCGCTGGATATTCTTCAGAAGGAGTTAAATGTCTTCTATTCTGCAGCAATACGGGGACTTTCACCTCTTTCCCAAATCGACCCGCTTTCAACAAACTATCGTGACTTTTCAGTTTGGCAACggcagcaggaagatgagaatcAATCGCAAGTCAATTACTGGATTAGGGAAATTGAAGGAAGCAAGCCCGCTGAACTGTTCTGTGACAAGCCACGTCCCTCGATCCTCTCCGGTGACGCTGGGCTTCAAGCGGTTGATATATGTGGAGCACTTTACAGGAAACTAAAGCTCTTCTGCAAAGCTCACCAGGTCACCGCTTACACCGTGCTGCTTGCGGCTTTCAGGGCGGCGCAATATCGTCTTACCGGTGCTGAGGATGTGATTATCGGGGCGCCATTCGCCAGCCGGCATCACCAAGAACTGGAGCCACTCATTGGATTCTTCGTCAATCTGCAATGCATCCGCACGAAGGTTGAGCATGCGTGTACAACATTCTATCAACTGGTTCGGCAGATTCAGGGAAAGTTAAGCATGGCATTCGATAACCAAGATCTTCCGTTCGAGAAACTTGTGTCGAAGCTAACAGAAGAGCGTGATCTTTCCCGAAACCCACTTGTTcagatcatcttcgccgTCCACTCCCAATCCGACTTAGGCAAGTTAGCGTTTGAAGGTGTGGAGGCTCAACGGGTAACTCTGTCATCGGCCTCCAGGTTTGACATGGAATTCCACTTCTACCAGGCAGAAGACAGTTTTCGAGGGGAgattctcttttccctcgaCCTTTTCCACCCTGAGACCATAAACATGCTTCATTTGGTTTTCATTGACATCCTTGAACACGGCCTAGCTCAACCTACTACGCCTATCGATTTGATGCCGTTTACGAACGCCAATTCCTCCCTGGAGAAGTATGGCCTCCTCAAAATGCAGAAAACAGATTATCCACGGGAATCCAGTATCGTCGATGTGTTTCAACGGCAAGTCAGATACTGCCCCGACAAAGTCGCTGTCAAAGACTCCTCCACGCAGCTCACATACCATGAGCTAGATTTGGAATCAGATCGAGTCGCCCTTTTTCTGACCAACCAGTCGCTAGCACCAGAAACGGTGATTGGGGTCTATGCAGACAGGGGATGCGAGACAATAACCGCATTTTTAGGCATCTTGAAGGCGAATCTCGCTTACTTACCCCTCGATGTGAAATCCCCGGTCAGTCGCCTGGAAACCATCTTGTCATCCACTCAAGGCTGCGAGCTGGTCCTTCGGGGCAGCCACATTGAGCCCCCTAGTATGAGTCTTAGCAATCTTCACTTTATTTCCATTTCAGATATTTTTGCTACAATGACCCAACCTGAAAAGCCTAGTCCGCATGCGGCGAGGACTAGCATGCCCCGTGCCGACAGTGTCGCATACGTTGTGTATACATCTGGCTCCACGGGAAAACCGAAGGGAGTTATAATGCAACACAAGGCAATACTCAGGTTGACACAGTGTACTAGTATCATCAGTCCTGACTCTGCTGCTGGAAACATAGCACATATGAGCAATCTTGCTTTCGACATGTCGGTGTGGGAGATATACACAGCACTCCTCAACGGAGGAACATTGGTCTGCATCGACCATATCACTGTACTCGACTACAGATCACTCGCTCAGACCTTCGTTCGGGAGAGCATTCAAGTTGCCACGTTAACGCCAGCTATGCTAAAACAGTGCTTGATTGAATCCCCATCCGTTATCAGTCACTTGGACATCCTGTTTGCCGCAGGAGACCGTCTGGATCCATTGGATGCTACGAAAGCCCGCGCGTTGGTGCGAAGGGAGCTGATAAATGCTTATGGGCCGACTGAAAACGGGGTACTCAGCACCATCTATAGCGTTACGGAGAAAGAGGTCTACCACCATCGTGTTCCTATAGGTACGCCTGTGAGCAATTCTGGTGCCTACGTGATGGATCCGAGAAATAAGCTGGTTCCTGTGGGAATAATGGGCGAGCTCGTCGTTACTGGAGACGGGTTGGCTAGAGGGTATATTGACTCACGGCTCGATGCTGATTGTTTTGTGATGTTGGACCTCCCCGGGCAACCATCAATGCGGGCCTACCGGACCGGGGATCTTGCTCGATATCGGCCTACTGATGGCCAGCTTGAATACCTTGGTCGCAGGGATCACCAGGTCAAAATACGTGGCCATCGCgtggagctggatgagatcgATCAGTCTATGCTCGCTTACGGCTTTATCAAGCATGCTGTTACAATTATCCGACAAGAAAAAGCTGGGGATGCAGAGTTGGTCAGCTTCATCACACTTCGTGAAGGCGAAGGCTTGCCCCTAGGCGGGGAAGTAGAGACCGATGACGGCGCCCAGCAAATAGAAGCATGGAAAAGTCTCTTCGATACCAACATATATGATATTTCGCGCCTTCGATCCAGTAAGCTTGGAAGGGACTTTGTCGGGTGGAAGTCGATGTATACCGGTGACTTGATTGACAATGcagaaatgaatgaatggctAGATGACACCATTGGCGCCCTCCTTGATGGGGGCTCAGCTGGCCATGTCTTTGAGGTTGGGACAGGCACCGGCATGATTTTGTTCAATATCATCGCGGGGCTAGAGAGCTACACTGCGCTTGAGCCATCAGGCAGGGCAGTCGATTTTGTCCGGGCAGCAGTCACAGATGTTCCTGGTTTACAGGCCAAGGTCCGGTTACAAAAGGGGACAGCCGACAATATCTCCCAGCTTGAAAGATCAGACTCCGTCGATGTGGCCGTCATCAACTCTGTGGCGCAGTACTTTCCGTCCACTGATTATCTGCTCAAAGTTGTCGAGGACCTTGTGTGCCTGCAAGGCGCCAAACGCATCTTCCTTGGTGACATACGATCATATGCGCTGTACGAAGAATTTCAAGTGAGCAAGGCCTTGGCCAGTAGTACGCAGAAGTTACCCACCATGGATTATGTTCGAGCACAGATGGCTGAAACAGTTCacatggaagaggagctgtTAATAGACCCGGCCTTCTTCACTTCCCTACCAAGCCGCTTTCCACAGCATATTGAGCATGTGGAAATCCTGCCAAAACGCATGGTGGCCACAAACGAGCTCAGTTGTTACCGCTATGCTGCTGTTTTGCACACGAAACACCGACAAGGTCAGCCGCGGCATATTCACGACGTGGAAGAGAGTCAATGGGTTGACTTTTCAGCGACGAAGTTGAACCACGAATCTCTTCTGGCATATCTGCGGCAGCAACCTATTGACACATCCGTGGTGGCAATAAGTAATATTCCTTACAGAAAGACTATCCTGGAGCGACTTATAGTAGACCTGTTAAAGGGTCGCTTGGTTGAAAGTGTTGGAGGACCTGGCTGGGTTGAATCTCTCGATGAAACGGCCAGACAGATTCCATCCCTCGCACCAGTCGATCTAACCAAGGTAGCCGAGCAGTCTGGCTTCCAAGTCGAAATCAGCTGGGCCCGACAATACACCCAACGGGGCGGGCTGGATGCTATCTTCCACCGCATTCAGCCTGACCACAAGGGCGCAAGGGTGCTATTTCAATTCCCAACTGACCACGACAACCGACCTCTTCGCCGATTGAGTACCAACCCACTACTTCTGGCATCCAATCGTGAAATAGAGAAGTGGATGTGGAAGTCGTTGCAAAAGACACTGCCTGCGTATATGGTTCCTAGAATGGTCAGGATTTTAGAGCAAATGCCTGTCAACGGCAATGGGAAAGTTGACCGCAGGGCTCTAGCAAGCATggttgctgccgctgcaTACAAAGCCACCGTGACAACTAGAGTAGACCCTCATGATGATATGGAACGAGTGCTGCTTGCCGCGTTTACGAAGGTTCTAGGCAGAGACATCGGCATTTCCGAGAGCTTTTTTGACCACGGTGGACACTCTCTGATTGCGATAAAGCTGGTCGTCGAAATAAGTGAAAGCCTCCATACTGATTTGAGAGTCAGCGATATCATTGAGTGTCCGACTGTTGCCGGCCTGGCGGCAAGGATCAGATCCCGGGCGGATTCGACATATGAGTCTATCACCTCTCGCGGTCGAAGTCTGaactcctcctcattctccctTGCTGGCGGCAGTCTCTCATCAATTGCTCTAAGTGCAATCTCCCAACTTAAACTGAGTCCCACTGAAGTGGCCGATGTACTCCCTGTGACATACACACAGGCCTGCTTTTTGACCCAGTTGACCCAAGTTTCCATACGCTTCGATATTGAGGGCAGCATCGATGTAAATCAGTTGAGAGCCGCTTGCGTTGCAGTGACACAGAAGCATAGTATCCTACGCACGACCTTTACTAAAGTGGAGGGAAAATCCATCCAGGTCGTTTTGCGAGACGCCAACGTTGCATTTACACATAAGTCTATCAGCGACAGGCTTGCTGACAAGGCTGATTCTGGGACTACACCTTCATCGACGAAACTACCTGTAGAGTTTGAACTTGTTTCTCGGTCACCGAGAAACCACTCATTCATCATAAGGTTGTCCCATGCTCAATACGACGGGTTTTCGCTTCCGCTCCTCTTCGCCGATCTGCAGCAAGCTTACAATGACCGCCAACTCTCGCAATCAATAGCAGTGCCTTTTGCCGATTATGTATATGGCTGTGCACAGTTGCCGTCGGATAGTTCGATCAATTTTTGGAGCAACTATCTCCAAGGGGCTCGCCTGACTGCCTTTGGGGATCCGACTTttccagaagatgagaaggccACGCGCGTGAAAGCAAGCGTGGCTGGTGAACTTCCCGCGCAACTGCCCGGAATCACACTTGCGAGCCTCGCCAATGCAGCGTTCTCTTTTATGTTGGCCGAGACGGTCAATAGCCCCGATATCACATATGGACTGGTTTTGAACACCCGTGATCTGCCGATTAAAGGAGTGGAGGCTATTCTTGGACCATGTATCAGCCCCAGTCCCATGAGAGTGCAATTGGAGCACGATTGGACAGTCAGTGACTTTTGTCGGCGCGTACATGATAATTACACCGCAGCTTCTCGTCACGGATTCCTCGAGCTGCCGGACATCATTGCCAACTGCACTGACTGGCCAGCCGCCAGTGACCTTGGCTGCCTGTTCAACCATTACCCTAGAAGTCATGGCCCTTTGCTCTCATTGAAAAACACAGAGGTGGTTGATCATTCAATAGATACAGAGAGTAGAAGGACAGGCCGGCTGTTGGTCCTGTCAATTGTTGGAGAACAAAGTTGGGAAATACAGGTGCTGACGTCAAGTATTGCCATGAGCAATGAAGAGGCATCCTTATTAGCTTCAGGGATTTTGAAAACTGGCCAGAGATTTGCACAGCACCCAGAGATGTCCTTGTCCGATTTCCGTTTGCTCTAA
- a CDS encoding putative NRPS-like protein biosynthetic cluster (COG:I;~EggNog:ENOG410PJB7;~InterPro:IPR042099,IPR000873,IPR020845;~PFAM:PF00501;~SMCOG1002:AMP-dependent synthetase and ligase;~antiSMASH:Cluster_8.1), which translates to METKGDINGIFPSLNDGVEAECTIRAHDILPLPFMDIEKFCHDTGTTIPLFIKTVWLIVMWPFLEIDRICIGYRDYRDSSPHLASGPEKVIQSGILPDASLIELLKSDLGTEPEDLCAECSPAHNTAIALIREISESDRSKFLMAAKKWNYSIALVGEVNEMSALVRLSLVYKSSTLSPCLAENISSTVLQVVQEILADSNRRIMDLTLFSDSNCAHVLRWNRKNSRGPATSLIEMIHQHACERPHHPAICAWDGVLSYSEFDFLTTRWASCLQSLGIGPQSMVPVMITDPRWMTVAEIAIMKAGGAFVPLEATQPTNRLQDMVRQLSSKVALVSPDVVPILSSLVDDVVIVSAKTTSSLPNAPSNPQWPKITPDTTAYVLFTSGSTGKPKGCVVCHGALANVEYQSQALRITAESRVLQFASHGFAVSLMEVHCSLAVGATVCIPSKEDCMNGLNSAIDSMQVNWAVLTPSAALSLASPLGSLKTLAFAGEPMRSDLFHKLADEVDMILVYASTEWAGVCVSQPIRSVTDIRCIGPSPTGNLWLVDPTNHNQLAPVGAVGEVLIESPGLAKG; encoded by the exons ATGGAGACCAAAGGGGACATCAACGGCATTTTTCCAAGTCTAAATGATGGTGTAGAAGCAGAATGCACCATCCGGGCGCACGATATTCTCCCTTTGCCATTTATGGACATTGAGAAGTTCTGCCATGACACTGGAACTACAATTCCGCTGTTCATTAAGACTGTTTGGTTGATTGTTATGTGGCCATTTCTGGAGATTGACCGTATATGCATTGGTTATCGGGACTATCGCGATAGCTCTCCACACCTGGCATCAGGCCCCGAGAAAGTCATCCAGTCAGGCATACTACCCGATGCCTCATTGATAGAGCTGCTCAAGTCGGATCTCGGTACAGAGCCGGAGGATCTCTGTGCCGAGTGCTCTCCAGCTCATAATACCGCCATTGCCCTGATTAGAGAAATTTCAGAATCTGATCGATCGAAATTCCTGATGGCG GCCAAAAAGTGGAACTATAGCATTGCGTTGGTGGGAGAGGTAAACGAAATGTCAGCCTTGGTGAGACTATCGTTAGTCTACAAGAGTTCAACCCTCTCACCATGCCTTGCTGAGAACATTTCGTCCACCGTCTTGCAGGTTGTCCAGGAGATCCTGGCGGACAGTAATAGACGCATTATGGACCTGACGCTATTCAGCGATTCAAACTGCGCCCATGTTCTACGATGGAACCGCAAGAATAGTCGGGGTCCAGCAACATCTCTGATTGAGATGATCCACCAGCATGCATGCGAGCGCCCTCATCACCCAGCTATTTGTGCTTGGGATGGGGTCCTATCCTACTCTGAGTTTGACTTCTTGACAACGCGATGGGCCAGCTGTCTTCAATCTTTGGGAATTGGGCCCCAGAGTATGGTCCCAGTCATGATTACCGACCCTCGGTGGATGACTGTGGCTGAAATTGCCATCATGAAAGCTGGTGGGGCTTTTGTGCCCCTTGAGGCAACCCAACCGACAAATCGACTGCAGGACATGGTTAGGCAGCTAAGCAGTAAGGTTGCGCTTGTCTCTCCGGATGTGGTACCAATTCTATCAAGTctcgttgatgatgttgtcattGTATCTGCGAAAACAACATCAAGCCTGCCAAACGCCCCCTCGAATCCTCAGTGGCCAAAGATCACCCCTGATACCACGGCGTATGTGCTATTTACATCTGGAAGTACAGGAAAGCCTAAGGGTTGCGTTGTTTGCCATGGGGCGTTGGCAAATGTGGAATACCAGTCACAGGCGCTGAGAATCACAGCCGAGAGCCGGGTGTTGCAATTTGCCTCTCACGGCTTTGCGGTGTCCCTGATGGAGGTGCACTGTTCCCTGGCAGTAGGCGCTACAGTCTGCATCCCGTCGAAGGAAGATTGCATGAATGGACTCAATAGCGCGATAGACTCAATGCAGGTCAACTGGGCGGTACTCACCCCATCAGCAGCACTATCACTCGCAAGCCCTCTAGGGTCCCTAAAGACACTAGCCTTCGCTGGTGAGCCCATGCGGAGCGACCTCTTCCATAAGTTGGCGGACGAGGTGGATATGATTCTAGTATACGCATCCACTGAATGGGCGGGTGTTTGTGTCTCTCAGCCCATTCGTTCCGTGACGGATATCAGATGCATTGGTCCCTCGCCGACAGGAAATCTTTGGTTGGTGGATCCTACGAATCATAATCAACTGGCACCCGTCGGGGCTGTTGGCGAAGTACTGATTGAGAGTCCCGGACTTGCAAAGGGATAA